One stretch of Eupeodes corollae chromosome 2, idEupCoro1.1, whole genome shotgun sequence DNA includes these proteins:
- the LOC129945302 gene encoding nucleolar protein 11-like, whose amino-acid sequence MEKITVLQTRELPSKHNLFDQEKELREQLHVEIEKKSKACSNPTYECSIPRLDGYEFCIRHILKDPRAPFRPCAYTFSNGKKCPQATPKHDRKKDPSMTVYCFEHSRLSQLTTTRNSIGKLKQVDTNEVLLNGLSHHLSIEPSSPPPPPSCEVDEEIDVVSPNIQQFVNYEQISDLNTVNSLIKKKRRILDYASDSSTDVEPVTLQNTSKGHEWDISDDESVDSQDEDLLKHAGIYTNEEALAISKKKLINLQNLYMEQINRLHHILKEKRRRYLHSIRKERETLCSIHEQQKRSPGERSLYEKLKALNHYHRRHGIEAVLHRKFKEKRAKTNDGNVSKGLPFVKCIFTEGGVKCGERTMPSCKYCRKHILEDKKQILFRACGVEKSGVVCQEPVPNIFEDATCVLHISLPTKKQYIQKKYESETEEDDEDISAAAIVEAATTGVNSLFIKSTDGSAIAKKEEPNSKKLDTSMEIDIVEEPNKNVTISHDEKPSEIEIKQEPSTAAGALAPPTSEQSAKDEAVAVVESKVAIEPTIIGCCQNDNCLETERETSFRFKKIYKQAKHVCHFAAFILFQIIVNYKFSKRQKSKGAMTKFIAYYSLCPIHDTKEFLGLSPDSDSGNIIATLGRNIAIVIKISTQKQIRSWSMLEKFSSKVVYDHKSQQYVGVIANRFLRLWDENVSDINKCKKLKFHKNIAELVYSLDETLVVYADGSCEYLSSAIQSRKEHTGDNLQMEMLSTVPIIDPKLVESNDGRKFLTYFQKEESKPLELVTVEISSSGLKPIDSSKKLVLNRTGQGVSVSGYSVIEGESSPALLTIWSDGRVFLGNFLVDDFLYSRNSPGQFVSMFNDLKVDTPLTILGLSKHCVAIYGANSTQEGGSLLLYNTQFKVIKAKQFFKIYFDYSRLWLVGSSILLAMGQNLSVVSYQMSKETLSDLVGSQISNDFSASVAAEFVNEEEDLEEHLCLAENQTPLLKKPLRNFKQKEENNKKNEGIVKFEKVADGKTVPFEDDQKFYKELNRLINQDVQVELVQIESASQDIEVNLMANFSDTGFVSEEVQIIAKQLELCGASEHEITEKLLSVLIEADMVEDIAVCLRRYTNISERILVKTLKYVLKDFKITPNENQEDSEKPLTNGDHMEVDIPNDDNELPNIDLLESSYETKSVKSRNDLINIILSCSFDCKIICSHISREIEYEEALVMLEYLYTLITSESQCLEERPDCPDKIDDDLRILRWFGVFLNTHFQKMTLSKDPKLADLLIKWDDVFQGYRKQTFQLQRISALLYNIVGKKLISKEKNYSKWYSIEEVRLF is encoded by the exons ATGGAAAAAATCACAGTTCTCCAAACTCGTGAGTTACCTTCGAAACACAATTTATTCGATCAAGAGAAAGAATTACGTGAACAACTTCACGTAGAGATTGAAAAGAAATCCAAAGCTTGCTCGAACCCCACATACGAGTGTTCCATACCGCGATTAGATGGATATGAATTTTGCATCCGTCATATATTAAAAGATCCCCGCGCACCATTCCGACCATGTGCCTACACCTTTTCCAATGGCAAGAAATGCCCTCAGGCAACTCCGAAGCACGACAGGAAGAAGGATCCTTCTATGACTGTTTACTGCTTTGAACATAGTCGTCTGTCGCAATTGACAACGACTCGCAATTCAATTGGAAAGTTAAAGCAGGTTGATACCAATGAAGTGCTTTTGAATGGCTTGTCCCACCATTTAAGCATCGAACCATCCtcgccaccaccgccgccgaGCTGTGAAGTCGACGAAGAGATCGATGTTGTTTCTCCAAATATTCAACAATTTG tAAATTATGAACAAATCTCAGATTTGAACACTGTCAACagtttgataaaaaagaaacgACGAATTCTCGACTATGCCTCGGACAGTTCGACGGACGTGGAACCAGTTACTTTGCAAAACACGTCGAAAGGACACGAGTGGGATATTTCAGATGACGAAAGTGTCGATTCACAGGATGAGGATTTGCTTAA ACATGCTGGCATTTACACTAACGAAGAAGCTCTTGCTATATCAAAGAAGAAACTTATAAACCTACAAAATCTGTATATGGAACAGATTAATCGATTGCATcatattttaaaggaaaagCGCCGAAGGTACTTGCATTCGATTCGCAAAGAAAGAGAAACATTGT GCAGTATTCATGAACAACAAAAGCGATCACCAGGCGAACGTAGTTTGTACGAAAAACTTAAAGCACTTAATCACTACCATCGACGTCATGGCATCGAAGCTGTGTTgcatagaaaatttaaagaaaagcgTGCTAAAACAAACGATGGCAATGTTTCCAAAGGTCTGCCCTTTGTTAAGTGCATTTTTACTGAAGGTGGTGTGAAATGCGGCGAAAGAACTATGCCCAGTTGCAAGTACTGCAGGAAACACATTCTCGAGGACAAGAAACAAATACTCTTCCGTGCGTGCGGAGTTGAAAAAAGTGGCGTAGTGTGTCAGGAACCGGTGCCAAATATATTTGAAGATGCTACTTGTGTCCTTCACATAAGCTTACCaaccaaaaaacaatacattcagaag aaatacGAGTCAGAGACAGAAGAGGATGATGAAGACATTTCCGCTGCAGCTATCGTGGAGGCAGCAACAACAGGAGTTAATTCGTTGTTTATTAAATCGACCGATGGTAGCGCAATTGCCAAGAAGGAAGAGCCAAACTCGAAAAAATTGGACACTTCTATGGAAATAGATATAGTTGAGGaaccaaataaaaatgtgaCCATTTCTCACGATGAAAAACCTtctgaaatagaaataaaacaagaGCCATCAACGGCGGCAGGTGCGTTGGCGCCGCCGACGTCTGAACAAAGTGCTAAAGATGAGGCCGTGGCAGTTGTTGAGTCAAAAGTTGCCATTGAACCGACTATAATTGGTTG ttgtcaaaatgacaattgccTGGAAACGGAGAGAGAAACGTCATTTcgctttaagaaaatttataaacaagCAAAGCACGTGTGTCATTTCGCGGCgtttattctttttcaaattattgtaaattataaattttctaaaagacAAAAATCTAAAGGAGCCATGACTAAATTCATAGCATATTATAGTTTGTGTCCCATACATGATACTAAAGAATTTCTGGGCCTGTCACCCGATAGCGATAGTGGCAATATTATTGCAACACTTGGTCGGAACATAGCCATcgtgataaaa ATATCAACTCAGAAGCAAATCCGAAGCTGGTCTAtgcttgaaaaattctccaGCAAAGTGGTGTACGATCACAAGAGTCAACAATACGTTGGAGTCATTGCCAATCGCTTTCTTAGGCTATGGGACGAAAATGTCAGTGATATTAACAAGTGCAAGAAGCTCAAA TTCCACAAGAATATAGCTGAACTGGTGTATAGTTTGGATGAAACATTGGTTGTGTATGCCGATGGGTCATGTGAATACCTATCTTCTGCTATACAGTCAAGAAAAGAACACACCGGAGATAATCTTCAAATGGAGATGCTATCAACAGTACCCATAATTGATCCAAAACTAGTCGAATCAAACGATGGACGCAAGTTCTTGACTTATTTCCAAAAGGAAGAATCCAAACCATTGGAACTCGTAACAGTGGAAATAAGTTCATCTGGTCTTAAACCAATTGATAGCAGCAAAAAATTAGTTCTTAATCGAACTGGACAAGGTGTTTCTGTATCTGGATACTCAGTGATCGAAGGAGAAAGCTCGCCAGCTTTGCTCAccattt GGTCTGATGGAAGAGTATTTCTGGGAAATTTTCTCGTCGATGACTTTCTGTACAGCCGTAATTCTCCGGGACAATTCGTTTCGATGTTCAATGACCTCAAAGTCGATACACCTCTAACCATTCTCGGATTATCAAAACATTGTGTAGCCATTTATGGCGCCAATAGCACACAAGAAGGTGGTTCGCTTCTCCTCTACAACACTCAATTCAAAGTCATCAAagccaaacaatttttcaaaatttacttcGACTATTCCCGTTTGTGGTTGGTTGGATCAAGTATACTCCTGGCAATGGGACAAAACTTATCAGTTGTATCATATCAAATGAGCAAAGAAACTCTCTCGGACTTGGTCGGATCACAAATATCCAATGACTTTTCGGCATCTGTTGCTGCTGAGTTTgtaaatgaagaagaagatcTGGAAGAGCATCTGTGCTTAGCTGAAAATCAAAcaccattattaaaaaaacctttgagaaattttaaacaaaaagaagaaaacaacaagAAGAATGAAGGAattgttaagtttgaaaaagttGCAGATGGTAAAACAGTGCCCTTTGAGGATGATCAAAAGTTCTATAAGGAATTGAATAGGCTTATCAATCAAGATGTTCAAGTCGAACTAGTGCAAATAGAATCAGCCTCTCAAGACATTGAGGTTAATCTTATGGCCAATTTCAGTGATACTGGATTTGTCAGTGAAGAAGTACAAATTATAGCAAAACAGCTAGAACTCTGTGGTGCAAGTGAGCACGAAATAACCGAAAAGCTTCTGTCGGTGCTAATTGAGGCGGACATGGTCGAAGATATAGCTGTATGCCTTCGAAGGTACACCAATATATCGGAGAGAATTTTAGTTAAAACTTTAAAGTATGTCCTGAAGGATTTCAAAATAACGCCAAATGAGAATCAGGAAGATTCTGAAAAACCCTTAACCAATGGCGACCATATGGAGGTTGATATTCCCAATGATGATAACGAATTACCCAATATTGACCTTCTGGAAAGCTCATACGAAACTAAAAGTGTTAAAAGTCGAAACGATTTGATAAACATCATTCTTTCTTGTTCCTTTGATTGTAAAATTATTTGCTCACACATTTCGCGAGAAATCGAGTATGAGGAAGCCTTGGTAATGTTGGAATATCTATACACACTAATTACGAGTGAAAGTCAGTGTCTGGAAGAAAGACCCGATTGTCCGGATAAGATTGATGATGATTTACGAATTCTTAGATGGTTTggggtttttttaaatactcattttcaaaaaatgaccCTCTCCAAAGATCCAAAGCTGGCTGACCTGTTAATAAAGTGGGACGATGTCTTTCAGGGATATAGAAAGCAAACTTTTCAACTCCAACGGATTTCGGCTCTTTTGTATAATATTGTTGGAAAGAAATTAATTAGTAAGGAGAAGAACTATTCGAAGTGGTATTCAATTGAAGAAGTTCGGCTGTTTTGA